The following are encoded together in the Marinifilum sp. JC120 genome:
- a CDS encoding amino acid ABC transporter permease: protein MAFAFDTTVFWDTFPMLMRGLKLTVEITIGGLFLGFILGSAAGLMKLSRNFFTRKIAGVYVEAIRGTPMLVQAMFLYYGVPMALGLRIPPITAGIIIIAVNSGAYIAEIVRGAVQSIHKGQFEAGRSIGLTNAQTMRYVIWPQALKRMIPPLGNQFIISLKDTSLLMVIGVGELMRTGQEITSVNFRAFEVYLSVACVYLVMTLSIAFVMRRIEKKLNTSRR from the coding sequence ATGGCATTCGCATTTGACACTACAGTTTTCTGGGACACATTTCCCATGCTCATGCGTGGTCTCAAGCTTACAGTTGAGATTACCATCGGCGGTCTATTTCTTGGATTTATACTTGGAAGCGCAGCAGGTTTGATGAAGCTTTCCCGCAATTTTTTCACCAGAAAAATTGCCGGGGTTTACGTTGAAGCCATCAGGGGCACGCCCATGCTTGTTCAGGCCATGTTTCTTTATTACGGGGTTCCCATGGCTCTCGGACTGCGCATTCCCCCCATTACCGCCGGTATTATTATTATCGCAGTCAATTCAGGTGCCTATATTGCCGAGATCGTCCGTGGGGCGGTTCAGTCCATTCATAAAGGACAGTTTGAGGCAGGGCGTTCAATCGGCCTGACCAACGCGCAGACTATGCGCTATGTTATCTGGCCGCAGGCTCTCAAGCGTATGATTCCACCACTTGGCAACCAGTTTATCATCAGTCTCAAGGATACCTCTTTGCTCATGGTTATCGGTGTCGGTGAACTTATGAGAACCGGGCAGGAGATCACTTCCGTGAACTTCCGGGCCTTTGAGGTATATCTTTCCGTTGCCTGTGTTTATCTGGTTATGACCCTTTCCATCGCATTCGTTATGCGTCGCATAGAGAAAAAGCTCAATACTTCCCGGAGGTAG
- the glnH gene encoding glutamine ABC transporter substrate-binding protein GlnH yields MKKLLSIIVAALITATMVGTAFAGKLTVACDTSFPPFEFKDPATGKHTGFDVELWQAIAEKIGVDYDLQPMDFNGIIPGLQSNQIDVGIAGITIKPERAKVVDFSDGYYNSGLLILVKKDNNSINGIEDLKGKVISTKLSTSSADFAKSANAKEVKLYPNNDAMFMELMTGGADAVIFDSPVIADFMRKAGKGQVKVVGPLYNGQQYGIAFPKGSDLVAKVNAALKDLRKDGTYRELYVKWFGTEPK; encoded by the coding sequence ATGAAAAAACTGCTTTCAATAATCGTTGCCGCTCTGATTACCGCGACTATGGTCGGAACTGCTTTCGCAGGAAAACTTACTGTTGCCTGTGACACCAGCTTCCCTCCTTTTGAATTTAAAGATCCTGCTACCGGAAAGCACACCGGCTTTGACGTTGAGCTCTGGCAAGCTATCGCTGAGAAGATCGGTGTTGATTATGATTTGCAGCCCATGGACTTCAACGGCATCATTCCCGGTCTCCAGTCCAACCAGATTGATGTTGGTATCGCTGGTATCACCATCAAGCCTGAGCGTGCTAAAGTTGTCGACTTTTCCGACGGTTACTACAATTCCGGTCTGCTTATTCTCGTTAAAAAGGATAACAACTCCATTAACGGTATTGAAGACCTTAAAGGCAAGGTAATTTCTACCAAGCTGAGTACTTCTTCCGCTGACTTCGCAAAGAGTGCTAACGCCAAGGAAGTAAAGCTTTACCCCAACAACGACGCCATGTTCATGGAACTTATGACCGGCGGTGCTGATGCGGTAATTTTTGATTCCCCCGTTATCGCAGACTTCATGCGCAAGGCCGGTAAAGGTCAGGTTAAAGTTGTAGGTCCTCTCTACAATGGCCAGCAGTACGGTATTGCTTTCCCCAAAGGAAGTGATCTTGTTGCCAAAGTTAACGCAGCCCTCAAAGACCTGCGCAAAGACGGCACCTACCGCGAACTGTACGTAAAATGGTTTGGTACTGAGCCTAAATAA
- a CDS encoding glutamine synthetase type III, with protein sequence MSSNLSRQSAITAVTNYSTPEASFSFADTKPTELFGCNVFNDNVMKDRLPKKVYKSLKNTIEEGAKLDPSVADAVANAMKEWAMEKGATHYTHVFYPLTGSTAEKHDGFLSPDGQGNAISEFEGKLLIQGEPDASSFPNGGLRATFEARGYTAWDVTSPAYILENPNGTFLCIPTAFISWTGEALDKKTPLLRANQAINTSAQRVLKIFGDDSGNRVISNAGPEQEYFLIDRNFFFARPDLQMAGRTLFGAKPAKGQELDDHYFGAIPRRVLSFMMDVEHQLYKLGVPVKTRHNEVAPGQFEIAPVYEHANVATDHNQMIMTTLKSVAKKHGMACLLHEKPFAGINGSGKHLNYSLSCNGHGSLFDPGENPTENAQFLIFCAAVIRAVHKYSKLLRAVVATASNDHRLGANEAPPAIISIFLGDHLSEIFNKIQEGDSPTPTSTGFLKAGVDTLPPLPRDAGDRNRTSPFAFTGNRFEFRAVGSNSSIAGPQVAINSILSESLDFIADELEAFMGGDESKLTDAVNKVIKDIMDNHGQIIFDGDGYSDEWHKEAVEERGLPNLRTSADAIPEISSPEVVEMFTKYSVFTKEELDSRTEIYLEQYNQAIVTEAALVTKLAKTHILPGAVRYQKELAETCAAMKTIGVEFTTGTLEDLTSKLRGMQFANIELEKIMEAKPEGDINEEARYLCCTALPAMLEVRKYADQLEEVVADDLWCLPSYSEMLFIK encoded by the coding sequence ATGAGTTCCAACCTCTCCCGCCAGAGTGCGATCACCGCAGTGACCAACTACTCTACCCCTGAAGCTTCCTTCAGCTTTGCCGACACTAAACCCACCGAACTCTTCGGCTGCAACGTCTTCAACGACAACGTAATGAAGGATAGACTGCCTAAAAAAGTCTACAAATCCCTGAAAAATACTATTGAAGAAGGTGCTAAGCTCGATCCTTCCGTTGCAGATGCAGTAGCAAACGCAATGAAAGAATGGGCCATGGAAAAGGGAGCTACTCATTACACTCACGTATTCTACCCCCTGACCGGATCTACAGCTGAAAAGCATGATGGTTTTCTTTCTCCTGACGGACAGGGCAATGCTATTTCCGAATTCGAAGGCAAACTGCTTATTCAGGGTGAACCTGATGCATCCAGCTTCCCTAACGGCGGCCTGCGCGCTACCTTTGAAGCACGTGGCTACACCGCATGGGACGTAACCAGCCCCGCATACATCCTTGAAAATCCCAATGGAACCTTCCTGTGCATTCCCACAGCATTCATCTCCTGGACAGGTGAAGCTCTGGACAAAAAGACTCCCCTGCTGAGAGCCAATCAGGCTATCAACACTTCCGCTCAGCGTGTCCTGAAAATATTCGGCGATGATTCCGGCAACCGTGTTATCTCCAATGCCGGTCCTGAGCAGGAATATTTCCTTATCGACAGAAACTTTTTCTTCGCACGTCCCGACCTTCAGATGGCAGGCAGAACCCTGTTCGGCGCAAAACCCGCTAAAGGTCAGGAACTTGATGACCACTACTTCGGTGCAATCCCCCGCCGCGTGCTATCCTTTATGATGGACGTTGAGCACCAGCTCTACAAATTAGGTGTTCCTGTTAAAACACGCCACAACGAAGTTGCTCCCGGCCAGTTTGAAATTGCTCCTGTTTATGAACATGCCAACGTTGCAACAGATCACAACCAGATGATCATGACCACCCTCAAAAGCGTGGCTAAAAAGCACGGCATGGCTTGCCTGCTGCACGAGAAACCTTTCGCAGGAATCAACGGTTCCGGTAAGCACCTCAACTACTCCCTGAGCTGCAATGGACACGGCTCCCTTTTTGATCCGGGCGAAAACCCCACAGAGAACGCGCAGTTCCTTATTTTCTGCGCTGCGGTTATCCGTGCTGTACATAAATACAGCAAACTTCTTCGCGCAGTAGTTGCTACCGCTTCCAACGATCATCGTCTCGGTGCAAACGAAGCTCCCCCGGCGATCATATCTATCTTCCTCGGCGACCATCTTTCCGAAATCTTCAACAAGATTCAGGAAGGCGACTCCCCGACTCCCACTTCCACAGGTTTTCTCAAAGCCGGCGTAGACACCCTGCCTCCGCTTCCCAGAGATGCAGGTGACCGTAACCGCACCAGCCCCTTTGCTTTCACCGGTAACCGTTTTGAATTCCGCGCAGTAGGTTCAAACTCATCTATTGCCGGTCCTCAGGTTGCCATTAACAGCATTCTTTCTGAATCCCTCGATTTCATTGCGGATGAACTGGAAGCATTCATGGGCGGAGATGAGTCCAAGCTCACCGATGCAGTAAACAAAGTCATCAAAGACATCATGGACAACCACGGCCAGATTATTTTCGACGGCGACGGCTACTCTGATGAATGGCATAAAGAAGCAGTTGAAGAGCGCGGTCTGCCTAACCTGCGTACCTCCGCAGATGCAATCCCCGAAATATCTTCACCTGAAGTTGTTGAAATGTTCACCAAGTACAGCGTCTTCACCAAAGAAGAACTGGACAGCCGTACTGAAATCTACCTCGAACAGTACAATCAGGCTATCGTGACCGAAGCAGCTCTTGTAACCAAGCTTGCTAAAACTCACATCCTCCCCGGTGCAGTACGCTACCAGAAGGAACTGGCTGAAACCTGCGCTGCGATGAAAACAATCGGCGTAGAGTTCACCACCGGAACCCTCGAAGATCTGACCTCCAAGCTACGCGGGATGCAATTCGCCAACATCGAGCTTGAAAAGATCATGGAAGCCAAGCCTGAGGGTGACATCAACGAAGAAGCAAGATACCTCTGCTGCACCGCACTTCCCGCAATGCTTGAAGTTCGTAAATACGCAGACCAGCTCGAAGAAGTTGTTGCAGATGACCTCTGGTGCCTGCCCAGCTACTCCGAAATGCTCTTCATTAAATAA
- a CDS encoding methyl-accepting chemotaxis protein, with protein MTGRLYASIAAITLLLGAGLFFIQNKVAILIVLASIAALLFLGFVVQRHIISPIKALICEIKRISKADYTPIPHHNFMAELGDLATAIEGLNNMLNEKVGMSESMLKNIMTPMVVVGPDGNICWLNESIVKLIEHDGETENYIGQDFSTFFYGSKQETISEKCMEKQEKQFLKGQVDGRKGTTKYISVASSPIFDSRGKLLGGFTTIMDFTNIKLKEDFITAQNNKIASGVTDATKISEQLAGTSDEISSEIQNSSNGIHDQKVRTEEVATSMEQMNASILEVSKNSSDAARMARQTQETANDGSGLVENVIEVMTEVNMKAENLQEEMGTLENHSTGITTIMQVISDIADQTNLLALNAAIEAARAGEAGRGFSVVADEIRKLAEKTMHATKEVGSYIDAIQGSSHKSTAATADTLTSIQQATELCSKADSALKQILEISQETAGQVEGIATAAEQQSAASEEVTSAIDAVNSIATQTSDSMDMVAGAVSELTTLATDLDEFMNKMQIQEA; from the coding sequence ATGACCGGACGCTTGTATGCCAGCATTGCAGCAATTACCCTCCTGCTAGGAGCAGGATTATTTTTTATTCAAAATAAAGTAGCTATTCTTATTGTATTGGCTTCTATTGCGGCATTGCTCTTTCTCGGTTTTGTTGTACAACGTCATATTATTTCACCAATAAAAGCACTCATCTGCGAAATTAAAAGAATTTCTAAAGCAGACTACACTCCTATCCCTCACCACAACTTCATGGCTGAACTTGGCGACCTTGCCACAGCAATTGAGGGACTCAACAATATGTTGAACGAGAAAGTCGGCATGAGCGAATCCATGCTCAAAAACATTATGACACCTATGGTAGTCGTCGGCCCTGATGGCAACATCTGCTGGCTAAATGAAAGCATTGTTAAATTGATCGAACATGATGGCGAAACGGAAAATTATATAGGGCAAGACTTCTCAACATTTTTTTACGGATCAAAACAGGAAACTATATCCGAAAAATGTATGGAGAAACAGGAAAAACAGTTTCTCAAGGGACAAGTTGATGGTCGCAAAGGAACGACAAAATACATTTCAGTTGCTTCCTCTCCAATCTTCGATTCCAGAGGGAAACTACTTGGCGGCTTTACCACTATTATGGATTTTACAAACATAAAGCTCAAAGAAGACTTCATCACGGCCCAGAACAATAAGATTGCCAGCGGCGTAACAGATGCCACAAAAATATCTGAACAACTCGCAGGAACATCAGATGAAATCAGTTCAGAAATCCAGAATTCCAGCAACGGCATACATGACCAGAAAGTCAGAACCGAAGAAGTCGCTACCTCCATGGAACAAATGAATGCATCCATCCTCGAAGTTTCTAAAAATTCAAGTGATGCAGCCCGCATGGCCCGGCAGACTCAAGAGACGGCCAATGACGGCTCAGGTCTTGTCGAAAACGTCATAGAAGTAATGACCGAAGTAAATATGAAGGCCGAAAACCTCCAAGAAGAGATGGGCACCCTTGAAAATCACAGCACGGGCATAACCACCATTATGCAAGTAATATCGGATATTGCAGACCAAACTAACCTGCTGGCTCTCAACGCTGCCATTGAAGCAGCCCGGGCCGGGGAAGCAGGCCGCGGATTTTCAGTTGTTGCAGATGAAATCAGAAAACTGGCAGAAAAAACCATGCACGCCACAAAGGAAGTCGGTAGTTATATTGATGCCATTCAAGGAAGTTCGCATAAAAGCACTGCCGCAACAGCAGACACACTGACCAGTATCCAACAAGCGACAGAACTTTGCAGCAAAGCTGATTCTGCACTTAAGCAGATACTGGAAATATCACAGGAAACAGCAGGACAGGTCGAGGGGATCGCTACTGCGGCAGAACAGCAGTCAGCAGCCAGTGAGGAAGTAACCAGCGCAATTGATGCGGTAAACAGTATCGCTACACAGACTTCAGACTCAATGGATATGGTAGCAGGCGCGGTTTCTGAACTGACAACCCTTGCAACTGACTTAGATGAATTCATGAATAAGATGCAGATTCAGGAAGCATAA
- a CDS encoding YgdI/YgdR family lipoprotein — protein sequence MKNIFIAGLLCAGLLIFAGCGSKHHTITKTDGSTAVSVGKPLFNKDSNTYSYENLDGQETIIKREDVQQIEENKK from the coding sequence ATGAAAAATATTTTTATTGCGGGTTTGTTGTGTGCGGGATTGCTGATTTTTGCCGGTTGTGGCTCAAAGCATCACACAATTACCAAAACAGACGGCTCTACTGCGGTTAGTGTAGGTAAACCGCTATTTAACAAAGACTCCAATACGTATTCTTATGAAAATCTTGATGGTCAGGAAACTATCATCAAGCGTGAGGATGTGCAGCAGATAGAAGAAAATAAGAAATAA
- a CDS encoding glycosyltransferase family 2 protein: MSGKFWGFLDSASRYRLLVSGHGKPHLMETANRIINSADSSREKSTLIDLGVDMFLAAWESSPLDGQLASNLLAINKRLNFLPVPLAETISLIASNSAVPENLGYLQRLVSKDDKDKLLDYLSKQTEREPENLFWLSHLLDLAFFLGRHEVASAALARDWPTSMNMVLNKYAGDIAFCSGDYEQAENIYSDTSGGALILGENLLRLAESVDRMGRRDEAMILWRDRMTARPWQVNTWFKVYDRLLGGGGVDMLDGQVAVCLYTFNKADDFDATMSSLAESPLDNVHIFALDNGSSDHTSEIMASWKDRLGDRFRSIDLPVNVGAPAARNWLKNMNELKLYDYVAYLDDDALIPDDWQAHFSAAVESYPDAGVWGCKVVNEDQLEVIQHADLHLRETPADFEDVLRSFEFSYLDPYNQDLDYGQFDYCRPCVSVTGCFHLFRQSVLEHSGDFDLRYSPTQYDDLDHDLMLAVAGKSAVYQGKLQVKHKRKSGSASTISRAARGSGAGNVIKLESKYEARDVAAIIARDIDRLENDFTEKALKIGHVLKEME, translated from the coding sequence ATGTCAGGTAAATTCTGGGGATTTCTAGACAGTGCTTCTCGCTATAGGCTTTTGGTTTCCGGGCATGGCAAACCTCATCTTATGGAGACCGCGAATCGGATCATCAATAGTGCTGATAGCAGTCGTGAGAAGAGCACGCTTATTGATCTTGGCGTGGATATGTTTTTAGCGGCATGGGAATCCAGTCCTCTGGATGGGCAACTGGCCTCCAATCTGTTGGCTATAAATAAGCGGCTTAATTTTTTGCCTGTGCCGCTGGCTGAAACCATTTCCTTGATTGCATCCAATAGTGCTGTTCCTGAAAATCTGGGTTACCTGCAACGGCTTGTTTCCAAGGATGATAAGGATAAGCTTCTTGATTATCTTTCCAAGCAAACCGAGCGGGAGCCGGAGAATCTTTTTTGGCTTTCCCATCTGCTCGATCTGGCTTTCTTTTTGGGGAGACATGAGGTTGCCAGTGCGGCCCTTGCCCGTGACTGGCCCACATCCATGAATATGGTGCTTAATAAATATGCCGGGGATATTGCCTTCTGTTCCGGGGATTATGAGCAGGCTGAAAACATTTATTCTGATACTTCCGGTGGCGCGCTCATTTTGGGTGAGAATCTGCTGCGGCTGGCCGAAAGTGTCGACCGCATGGGTAGGCGCGATGAGGCCATGATTCTCTGGCGGGATCGCATGACTGCCCGTCCGTGGCAGGTCAACACCTGGTTTAAGGTCTATGATCGTTTGCTCGGTGGCGGAGGGGTGGACATGCTGGACGGTCAGGTTGCGGTATGCCTGTATACTTTCAATAAGGCTGACGATTTTGATGCAACCATGAGTTCGCTTGCTGAGTCACCGCTTGATAATGTGCATATTTTTGCGCTTGATAACGGCAGTTCCGACCATACTTCCGAGATTATGGCTAGTTGGAAAGACAGGCTTGGTGATAGATTTCGAAGCATTGACCTTCCGGTGAATGTGGGTGCTCCTGCTGCCCGCAACTGGCTGAAAAATATGAATGAGCTAAAGCTCTATGATTATGTAGCCTATCTCGATGATGATGCTTTGATTCCCGATGACTGGCAGGCCCATTTCAGCGCGGCAGTGGAATCATATCCTGATGCCGGGGTCTGGGGTTGTAAGGTTGTCAATGAGGATCAGCTGGAAGTGATTCAGCATGCTGACCTGCATCTGCGTGAGACCCCTGCTGACTTTGAGGATGTACTCCGTAGTTTTGAATTTTCGTATCTGGACCCGTACAATCAGGATCTTGATTACGGGCAGTTTGATTATTGCCGTCCCTGTGTTTCGGTGACCGGGTGTTTCCATCTTTTCAGGCAGTCAGTTCTGGAGCATAGCGGTGATTTTGACCTGCGCTATTCCCCTACCCAATATGATGATTTGGATCATGATCTGATGCTTGCAGTTGCCGGAAAATCCGCGGTGTATCAAGGTAAATTGCAGGTGAAGCATAAACGAAAATCCGGCTCTGCTTCAACAATCAGCCGTGCCGCCCGTGGCAGCGGGGCGGGGAATGTGATTAAGCTGGAATCCAAGTATGAAGCACGGGATGTAGCCGCAATTATTGCGCGTGATATTGATCGATTGGAAAATGATTTTACTGAGAAGGCCCTTAAGATCGGGCATGTGCTGAAGGAAATGGAATAA
- a CDS encoding CgeB family protein — protein sequence MTYIINMSKLAYTVEPVMDQDCVADVRIHVDGKKWHLWGRKGAERERGLAESVASGKLPVLLGAGLGVCIEELLKSSPVAVLDNDPLIAEVSGAEKFRDHPQVTWLSGDPVQVLEQLRTWRAENGNGPLELLKIPLYQRLDREWYLAIGNTLEDEKESAPVDFWSEVAYPKFRNEKPKVLFFHRTYFLMGEITAALERLGIEFRSVDIGTGDTVREGFVEDLLRTVVEFKPDFALTVNHFGVDREGKLTDLLLKLKLPLASWFVDNPHLILYRYADVLPDLTAIFTYDAGNLEIMRDKGFDNVFYLPLATDVGRFKPGLSGREEWRADVSFLGNSMVHAVDKYLRSSELDADLQQKVPELATEFGERAELSVEEFLRNSYPELLEKIENLPTDENRLSFEGLITWEATRRYRLSCVRELLPFKPLIVGDEGWHELLEKGSWRYLPSLDYYNDLPAFYPMSKVGFNCTSRQMKGAVNQRVFDVPACGGFVLTDHREQMEALFEPGNEIISYNDISEIGPLLEKWLADDAGRAKVIAAARKRIIAEHTYEHRLSTLLEKMRQTFG from the coding sequence ATGACATACATAATCAATATGTCGAAACTAGCTTATACTGTTGAACCAGTGATGGATCAGGACTGCGTTGCGGACGTGCGTATCCATGTGGACGGCAAGAAATGGCACCTCTGGGGACGTAAAGGGGCGGAGCGCGAGCGCGGTCTTGCTGAATCTGTTGCGTCCGGTAAGTTACCTGTGCTGCTTGGCGCAGGACTTGGCGTATGTATAGAAGAATTGCTGAAATCAAGTCCGGTGGCAGTGCTGGATAATGATCCGTTGATTGCTGAAGTTTCCGGGGCGGAAAAATTTCGGGATCACCCGCAGGTTACGTGGCTGAGCGGTGATCCTGTGCAGGTTCTGGAGCAGCTTCGTACGTGGCGTGCTGAGAATGGAAACGGTCCGTTGGAGCTGCTGAAAATCCCATTATACCAACGGCTGGATCGGGAATGGTATCTTGCTATCGGTAACACTCTCGAAGATGAGAAAGAGTCCGCGCCAGTGGATTTCTGGTCCGAGGTTGCCTATCCGAAATTTCGCAATGAAAAACCGAAAGTGCTTTTCTTTCATCGTACTTATTTTTTGATGGGAGAGATTACCGCTGCGCTGGAACGTTTGGGTATAGAATTTCGTAGTGTGGATATTGGCACTGGCGATACGGTGCGCGAAGGATTCGTAGAAGATCTGCTGCGCACGGTGGTGGAATTTAAACCCGATTTTGCTCTGACCGTGAACCATTTTGGAGTTGACCGGGAAGGTAAACTTACTGATTTGCTGCTTAAATTAAAACTTCCACTGGCTTCATGGTTTGTGGATAATCCGCATTTGATTCTCTACCGTTACGCTGACGTGCTGCCTGATTTGACCGCCATATTTACTTATGATGCCGGGAATCTGGAGATCATGCGTGATAAGGGCTTTGACAATGTTTTTTATCTGCCGCTGGCAACGGATGTAGGGCGTTTTAAGCCGGGGCTGTCCGGGCGTGAGGAATGGCGGGCAGATGTCTCGTTTCTAGGCAATTCCATGGTCCATGCGGTGGATAAGTATTTACGCTCGAGCGAGCTTGACGCTGATTTACAGCAGAAGGTGCCGGAGCTGGCAACTGAATTCGGTGAGCGGGCCGAGCTTTCGGTGGAAGAATTTTTGCGTAATTCCTATCCTGAGTTGCTTGAAAAGATTGAAAATTTACCCACTGACGAGAACAGACTTTCCTTTGAAGGCTTGATCACATGGGAGGCCACGCGTCGATACCGTCTTTCATGTGTGCGTGAATTGCTGCCGTTTAAGCCGCTTATTGTGGGTGATGAGGGCTGGCATGAGTTGCTGGAAAAAGGAAGCTGGCGTTATTTGCCTTCTTTGGATTACTATAATGATCTGCCCGCGTTTTATCCCATGTCCAAGGTTGGTTTTAATTGTACCAGCAGACAGATGAAGGGCGCAGTGAATCAGCGGGTCTTTGATGTCCCGGCTTGCGGCGGATTTGTACTTACCGACCATCGGGAGCAGATGGAAGCTCTTTTTGAGCCGGGTAATGAAATTATTTCGTACAATGATATTTCTGAAATCGGCCCGCTGCTGGAAAAATGGCTGGCTGATGATGCGGGGCGAGCCAAAGTAATCGCTGCCGCACGTAAAAGAATTATTGCTGAACATACCTATGAACACAGGCTTTCCACGTTGCTGGAAAAAATGCGTCAAACATTCGGGTAG
- a CDS encoding chloramphenicol acetyltransferase yields the protein MINKALQTESNMNFLDMETWERAEHFTFFQSLCTSRYGFTIQQDVTELFNYRKEQNNGSTKIRFSSMLYYLATRAANDVPEFRTRIVDKKPAIFDVIHPAFTYIPKERSLHANCLCRLGQDFSETAANIEIARQSADEKPTLTPAGGEKPNLFYFSVVNGVAFTSASNPWGNCNTDSVPRILFGHITENESGRKIMPVAVEALHGLMDGKHFGDFFSKFDTMCKKPGAYL from the coding sequence ATGATTAACAAAGCACTACAGACCGAAAGCAATATGAATTTTCTGGATATGGAAACATGGGAAAGAGCTGAACATTTTACCTTTTTTCAATCTCTTTGCACCAGCCGCTACGGCTTCACAATTCAGCAGGATGTGACAGAACTTTTCAATTACCGCAAAGAGCAGAATAACGGTTCAACCAAGATCCGCTTTTCATCCATGCTCTATTATCTGGCAACCCGCGCAGCTAATGACGTCCCGGAATTCCGCACCCGTATTGTGGACAAAAAGCCTGCTATCTTCGATGTGATCCATCCGGCATTCACTTATATCCCAAAGGAACGCAGTCTACACGCCAACTGCCTTTGCCGGCTCGGGCAGGATTTCAGCGAAACCGCCGCCAATATCGAAATAGCCCGCCAGAGTGCAGATGAAAAACCGACTCTCACCCCCGCAGGTGGAGAAAAGCCGAATTTGTTCTATTTCAGTGTGGTAAACGGGGTGGCTTTCACATCCGCCAGTAACCCTTGGGGTAACTGCAATACGGATTCAGTACCGCGAATCCTGTTCGGGCATATCACTGAGAACGAGTCCGGCAGAAAGATCATGCCCGTGGCAGTGGAAGCCCTGCACGGTCTCATGGATGGCAAGCATTTTGGAGATTTTTTCAGTAAATTTGATACGATGTGCAAGAAGCCGGGGGCGTATTTGTAA
- a CDS encoding GIY-YIG nuclease family protein: MSTWYVYLLRCSDNSLYCGVTTDPARRLEEHNFGKGAKYTRCRLPATMEVYESFPDKRAAYRAEYAVKQKRAGEKVGFLKGLAQENATRT; this comes from the coding sequence ATGAGCACATGGTACGTATATCTGCTGCGTTGCAGCGACAATTCTTTATACTGCGGAGTAACCACCGATCCTGCGCGTAGGCTGGAAGAACACAATTTCGGCAAGGGTGCAAAGTACACCCGTTGCCGCCTTCCTGCGACCATGGAAGTGTATGAATCCTTCCCGGATAAACGTGCTGCGTATCGCGCTGAATATGCTGTAAAGCAGAAACGGGCGGGGGAGAAGGTGGGGTTTCTTAAGGGATTGGCACAAGAAAATGCGACTAGAACATAA